A stretch of the Gossypium hirsutum isolate 1008001.06 chromosome D07, Gossypium_hirsutum_v2.1, whole genome shotgun sequence genome encodes the following:
- the LOC121219188 gene encoding uncharacterized protein — translation HLTPFPSSNNARNNADSSEDDDDDSPVARDETRRLGAALEEERALSAREAAAAQEAATVAETNARPIGSTEEPVRMSLMDFLEETERQMGLTVSKCTTGDADADDEENEEKDKAEGSGGMEQTCCVCMVRHKGAAFIPCGHTFCRLCSRELWVQRGNCPLCNGTIQEILDIF, via the coding sequence CATTTGACTCCTTTTCCTTCCTCGAACAACGCCAGGAACAACGCTGACAGCAGCGAAGACGACGACGACGATTCTCCTGTGGCGCGTGATGAAACGCGCCGACTTGGAGCGGCATTAGAGGAGGAGAGGGCGTTATCTGCGAGAGAAGCGGCGGCGGCACAGGAAGCGGCGACGGTGGCAGAGACCAATGCTAGGCCAATTGGTTCCACCGAGGAGCCGGTGAGGATGTCATTGATGGACTTTTTGGAAGAAACAGAGCGACAAATGGGCCTGACGGTATCGAAATGCACGACGGGCGACGCCGACGCCGATGACGAAGAAAACGAGGAGAAAGACAAGGCGGAAGGGAGCGGCGGGATGGAGCAGACGTGTTGCGTGTGCATGGTAAGGCATAAAGGTGCGGCGTTTATTCCATGCGGCCATACGTTTTGCCGGCTTTGTTCAAGGGAGCTTTGGGTTCAGCGAGGGAATTGCCCGCTTTGCAATGGCACAATCCAGGAAATTCTTGATATCTTTTGA
- the LOC107925952 gene encoding uncharacterized protein — translation MEGGNRRRLTLFEQISAVENGRDALAGLTLDAVLGNAKRPEQPPAQNRTLLEIIRDDDSNKEKKSWKALRDKLRLKRLAVSARTSSVRIPASDVIVNDNNRSQFSRQGSFRSHSADPTGVEDRGGSAPVSDPTVMNSRPQLARFGSGRFVQDHESEISR, via the coding sequence ATGGAAGGTGGTAACCGGAGGAGGCTTACGCTTTTTGAGCAGATTTCGGCGGTCGAGAACGGCCGGGATGCTCTGGCCGGTTTAACTCTCGACGCCGTTTTGGGAAACGCTAAGCGGCCTGAGCAACCGCCTGCTCAGAACCGTACCCTTCTGGAGATTATACGAGACGATGATTCCAACAAGGAGAAGAAGAGTTGGAAAGCGTTAAGGGACAAGCTCCGGCTCAAGCGACTGGCGGTGTCTGCTCGGACCTCCTCGGTTCGTATCCCGGCTTCTGATGTTATTGTTAATGATAATAATAGATCCCAGTTCTCGCGGCAAGGTTCGTTTCGTTCTCACTCGGCTGACCCGACTGGTGTTGAGGACCGAGGAGGAAGTGCTCCTGTTTCTGACCCGACGGTTATGAACTCTAGGCCGCAATTGGCGCGGTTTGGTTCGGGTCGGTTCGTGCAGGATCACGAGTCAGAAATTAGCCGTTAA
- the LOC107925878 gene encoding uncharacterized protein isoform X1 — MVSCTIPSWTLIGLVRSFLDLTLAYFLLCGSGLGFFAWKFFHVFGIHLPCPCSGFFGYQNTNLCWHKLLIQWPRTMIYSVQHQALDRFPFNSVSFNDSNAKPINTDGKFGIGIIELEGEACSTSLSGLRLQTIVDKDSGYDAKGKRTINQKPKSGTRRRRRAASGNGKSSAVSLSGNFPTSAVAGVSCSSYISGCETRREIKDNLGPVSEIEDSFPDDKNTRTGTDMVEATRHGFELSSGEEKGLTFIKKLGFVGEEANRIGMLERALEEEKAKRAAIYLELEKERAAAASAADEAMAMILRLQEDKAAIEMEARQYQRMIEEKFAYDEEEMSILKEMLVRREKENHLLEKELEAYRQMNNLGDEQEECGFTYMSSKGGQLPSIPFGLDEDQPLMVKQAGNGGLTTKKEVERGPGWGSENEILLAGERSHTADVNLTGKAEGLDDGDIAGQAIATKTVQGDERTYLTGEELKRNVEFCEAVDCNPHDPTVDMEPAIYDIHVVDDKVDIPKEENTKESKLPSGSAINHKTLLHDSRRGFSAVGTEMLEIGAEIKCLRERLQIVRGEKVKLSFSSDQRKRIDTHLKLIEELVNQLREFQQLKEPVRQTSLPPLPSPFKVNSNRRRCRSVSDGIEDSA, encoded by the exons ATGGTTTCTTGTACAATTCCTTCATGGACCTTAATTGGTCTTGTAAGATCTTTTCTTGATCTTACACTAGCTTATTTCCTTTTATGTGGATCAGGCTTGGGTTTTTTTGCTTGgaaattttttcatgtttttggtATTCATCTGCCATGTCCTTGTTCTGGGTTTTTTGGTTACCAAAATACCAACCTCTGTTGGCATAAGCTGCTTATTCAATGGCCAAGAACAATGATTTACTCTGTTCAACACCAGGCTTTGGATAGGTTCCCTTTTAACTCGGTTTCATTCAACGATTCCAATGCCAAACCCATTAATACTGATGGGAAATTTGGCATTGGGATCATTGAATTGGAAGGTGAAGCATGTTCTACTTCACTTTCAGGTTTGAGATTGCAAACTATAGTGGATAAAGATAGTGGATATGATGCTAAGGGAAAGAGAACTATAAACCAGAAGCCGAAATCCGGAACTCGGCGCCGGAGAAGGGCTGCTTCCGGTAATGGAAAATCTTCTGCTGTATCATTGTCTGGTAATTTCCCAACATCAGCTGTTGCAGGTGTTTCATGTTCTTCTTATATCAGTGGTTGTGAAACAAGACGTGAGATAAAGGATAATTTGGGTCCAGTTAGTGAAATAGAAGATAGTTTTCCCG ATGATAAAAATACTCGAACTGGCACTGATATGGTTGAGGCAACCCGGCATGGTTTTGAATTGAGCAGTGGAGAGGAGAAAGGTTtgacttttataaaaaaactagGGTTTGTTGGAGAGGAAGCAAATCGGATTGGAATGTTGGAACGAGCGCTTGAAGAAGAGAAAGCTAAACGTGCTGCTATTTACTTGGAGTTGGAGAAAGAAAGGGCTGCTGCTGCTTCGGCTGCTGATGAAGCAATGGCGATGATTTTGCGTCTACAAGAGGACAAGGCTGCTATAGAAATGGAAGCGAGGCAATATCAAAGGATGATTGAAGAGAAATTTGCTTACGACGAAGAAGAGATGAGCATTCTGAAAGAGATGCTGGTTAGGAGGGAGAAGGAGAATCACCTTTTGGAGAAAGAACTCGAAGCTTACAGGCAGATGAATAATCTAGGAGACGAGCAGGAGGAATGTGGTTTTACTTATATGTCGAGTAAAGGGGGACAACTGCCTTCAATTCCATTTGGTCTAGACGAAGATCAGCCGCTAATGGTGAAACAGGCAGGGAATGGTGGATTGACTACAAAGAAGGAAGTGGAGAGAGGTCCTGGTTGGGGTTCGGAAAATGAGATTCTGTTAGCTGGGGAAAGAAGTCATACTGCAGACGTTAATTTAACCGGGAAAGCAGAAGGACTGGATGACGGTGACATAGCAGGCCAAGCAATAGCAACCAAAACAGTCCAAGGTGATGAGAGAACTTATTTAACTGGAGAAGAGCTCAAGAGAAATGTAGAATTTTGCGAGGCAGTAGATTGCAATCCGCACGATCCCACGGTTGATATGGAACCAGCTATTTATGACATACATGTTGTCGATGATAAAGTAGACATTCCGAAGGAGGAGAATACAAAAGAAAGTAAATTACCATCTGGTTCTGCTATAAATCACAAAACATTGCTACATGACTCGAGGAGGGGTTTTTCTGCAGTCGGTACTGAAATGTTGGAGATTGGTGCTGAAATCAAATGCCTCAGAGAAAGGCTGCAAATTGTACGAGGAGAAAAAGTGAAGCTGAGTTTCTCATCGGATCAGAGGAAAAGGATAGATACCCATTTGAAACTCATCGAGGAGCTGGTGAACCAACTTCGAGAATTTCAGCAGCTAAAGGAGCCCGTTCGGCAGACTTCTTTACCTCCTTTACCTTCACCTTTCAAG GTAAACTCCAACCGGAGACGCTGCCGGAGCGTATCGGATGGAATCGAAGATAGTGCGTAA
- the LOC107925878 gene encoding myosin-binding protein 2 isoform X2: MVSCTIPSWTLIGLVRSFLDLTLAYFLLCGSGLGFFAWKFFHVFGIHLPCPCSGFFGYQNTNLCWHKLLIQWPRTMIYSVQHQALDRFPFNSVSFNDSNAKPINTDGKFGIGIIELEGEACSTSLSGLRLQTIVDKDSGYDAKGKRTINQKPKSGTRRRRRAASGNGKSSAVSLSDDKNTRTGTDMVEATRHGFELSSGEEKGLTFIKKLGFVGEEANRIGMLERALEEEKAKRAAIYLELEKERAAAASAADEAMAMILRLQEDKAAIEMEARQYQRMIEEKFAYDEEEMSILKEMLVRREKENHLLEKELEAYRQMNNLGDEQEECGFTYMSSKGGQLPSIPFGLDEDQPLMVKQAGNGGLTTKKEVERGPGWGSENEILLAGERSHTADVNLTGKAEGLDDGDIAGQAIATKTVQGDERTYLTGEELKRNVEFCEAVDCNPHDPTVDMEPAIYDIHVVDDKVDIPKEENTKESKLPSGSAINHKTLLHDSRRGFSAVGTEMLEIGAEIKCLRERLQIVRGEKVKLSFSSDQRKRIDTHLKLIEELVNQLREFQQLKEPVRQTSLPPLPSPFKVNSNRRRCRSVSDGIEDSA, translated from the exons ATGGTTTCTTGTACAATTCCTTCATGGACCTTAATTGGTCTTGTAAGATCTTTTCTTGATCTTACACTAGCTTATTTCCTTTTATGTGGATCAGGCTTGGGTTTTTTTGCTTGgaaattttttcatgtttttggtATTCATCTGCCATGTCCTTGTTCTGGGTTTTTTGGTTACCAAAATACCAACCTCTGTTGGCATAAGCTGCTTATTCAATGGCCAAGAACAATGATTTACTCTGTTCAACACCAGGCTTTGGATAGGTTCCCTTTTAACTCGGTTTCATTCAACGATTCCAATGCCAAACCCATTAATACTGATGGGAAATTTGGCATTGGGATCATTGAATTGGAAGGTGAAGCATGTTCTACTTCACTTTCAGGTTTGAGATTGCAAACTATAGTGGATAAAGATAGTGGATATGATGCTAAGGGAAAGAGAACTATAAACCAGAAGCCGAAATCCGGAACTCGGCGCCGGAGAAGGGCTGCTTCCGGTAATGGAAAATCTTCTGCTGTATCATTGTCTG ATGATAAAAATACTCGAACTGGCACTGATATGGTTGAGGCAACCCGGCATGGTTTTGAATTGAGCAGTGGAGAGGAGAAAGGTTtgacttttataaaaaaactagGGTTTGTTGGAGAGGAAGCAAATCGGATTGGAATGTTGGAACGAGCGCTTGAAGAAGAGAAAGCTAAACGTGCTGCTATTTACTTGGAGTTGGAGAAAGAAAGGGCTGCTGCTGCTTCGGCTGCTGATGAAGCAATGGCGATGATTTTGCGTCTACAAGAGGACAAGGCTGCTATAGAAATGGAAGCGAGGCAATATCAAAGGATGATTGAAGAGAAATTTGCTTACGACGAAGAAGAGATGAGCATTCTGAAAGAGATGCTGGTTAGGAGGGAGAAGGAGAATCACCTTTTGGAGAAAGAACTCGAAGCTTACAGGCAGATGAATAATCTAGGAGACGAGCAGGAGGAATGTGGTTTTACTTATATGTCGAGTAAAGGGGGACAACTGCCTTCAATTCCATTTGGTCTAGACGAAGATCAGCCGCTAATGGTGAAACAGGCAGGGAATGGTGGATTGACTACAAAGAAGGAAGTGGAGAGAGGTCCTGGTTGGGGTTCGGAAAATGAGATTCTGTTAGCTGGGGAAAGAAGTCATACTGCAGACGTTAATTTAACCGGGAAAGCAGAAGGACTGGATGACGGTGACATAGCAGGCCAAGCAATAGCAACCAAAACAGTCCAAGGTGATGAGAGAACTTATTTAACTGGAGAAGAGCTCAAGAGAAATGTAGAATTTTGCGAGGCAGTAGATTGCAATCCGCACGATCCCACGGTTGATATGGAACCAGCTATTTATGACATACATGTTGTCGATGATAAAGTAGACATTCCGAAGGAGGAGAATACAAAAGAAAGTAAATTACCATCTGGTTCTGCTATAAATCACAAAACATTGCTACATGACTCGAGGAGGGGTTTTTCTGCAGTCGGTACTGAAATGTTGGAGATTGGTGCTGAAATCAAATGCCTCAGAGAAAGGCTGCAAATTGTACGAGGAGAAAAAGTGAAGCTGAGTTTCTCATCGGATCAGAGGAAAAGGATAGATACCCATTTGAAACTCATCGAGGAGCTGGTGAACCAACTTCGAGAATTTCAGCAGCTAAAGGAGCCCGTTCGGCAGACTTCTTTACCTCCTTTACCTTCACCTTTCAAG GTAAACTCCAACCGGAGACGCTGCCGGAGCGTATCGGATGGAATCGAAGATAGTGCGTAA